The Carassius carassius chromosome 32, fCarCar2.1, whole genome shotgun sequence DNA window GCTACAGGTTtggagtaaacgatgacagaatgaTCATTTTTGCATGCAATGCTAGACAGAAAGGATATATTGAGGGTCATGAAGGAGCTCCTCTCAGTCATGCTCTGCAGGTCTCCACACTCCATCTTGACGTGAGGAAGGCAGAGCGCGTCCACCGACACCAGTCCCGTCTGGTGCTGACCCAGATGCCCCGAGCTCAGCTTGGATCTCATGGCCAGGGTTTCCCAGGGACGCTCCATGGAGTCCGGCGAGGGCCTCTCCAGACAGAAGGAGGAGTGAGGGCCGTACTTCAGCAGGTGCTCCAGGATCTGGCTGTCGTGCAGAGGAGCGCTGTAGCCCATCTGGAAGGGCGTCTGGTGCAGCGGGAAAGGCCTCTTCACAGCCTGGCTCAGGGAAGGTTTCCGCACCACTAGGGACAAGGCTTCGGTCTGGTGCTCCGGGACGTGGCTCTCAAAGCAGTGCCTGCTCTTGACGTTTTCCTCAGAATCCGACAGATCCAAAGGGGAATCTTCTGGGATCCGCTTCTCGGTTCCCGAGCAGTCCGGACTGTGGCACGGGGATGACTGATTTACGAGAGTCGTGGAGAGCTTCTTGAAGACCGCATCGATGCTTTCGCTCACAGTCCTGGTCAGCTCGCATTTCAGAGTCTCTTTGAGGTTCTTCATCGCCGTGTCGGAGCCCAAACCACTGGTTTCCACTTTGACTTGGTCTTTGTACCCCCCATCCAGCCTCAGACTCGAGTGCTCTGACCTCGCATCTTCCCGTTCCTCGTTCTCCGAGTAACTCTGGTCGTGCACGTGCGAGATCTTCTCCTGGAGCTGATGCAGGAGCCGCTGCATGCTTTGGAGCTGCTCCTTGAGTCTGTGGCACTCCTGGTCTTTGCTGGTCTTGGTGTTGGACTGACTGGGCTCCTGGTGCTGCGGGAGCCTCTGCTTGCGTTTGTTCTCCTTCAGGAGGTCTCTTCTGCAGCGGACGGCTTCGCTCTCGCTCTCCGCTTCTCTGTCGGCGTTGGGCGAAGCAGCCATGCCTCGTATGATGTTCTCCACCCGGGCACGCTTGGCTTGGAGGTGCTCGTTTACAGACAGATCCTCGTCTTTGAAGGACATTCTGCTCTGCTCCTCTTGAGCAAAACCATCGGTGCTGTTGGACTCGGGGTCGAGCCCGCTGGTGTTTGCGGAGGGCAGGTAAAGGAGGTTGTTGTCCAGGGAGCTCAGTTTATTGTGAAGGGTTTTACGCAGGAGGTGAGATATGATGGAGCCGCTGTGGTAGGAAGCCAGAGGCTCGTCAAACGCACTTCTGCGGAAACAAGGGAGCAAGTGCTCGGCTTTGCTGCCGTCCATGCTGTGTGCAGACGGGTTCAGGTTCATCTTTTTCACACAATAATGAGCCTCAGAAATAGCTGATCTGTAATGCtatatgaagaagaaaaaaactgaaataaattaggCATTACAATAACTGTGCATTAAGCCCTCATATCTAGCTCCTACAATACATTACAACTCTGCATTAAGCCTCATATGTAGTTCCTACATTATTAtcaactgtattaatgtatgCAAGATCGATGGAGCAAAATATTCAaacatatattcatattcattcagtgttttgttgttatatattaaaattatcctGTTTCACTTTTTTAAACTGTTTCACGTTATGATTTCTCTACAAACGGATCAATCAGAAATTCTATAAAAAACaagtaacattaaaaatacagaagaaaaaaagtgtatatatatataaacacgttTCATTCGTTTTCAATGAAAACTTCTTGTGACATTAATACATATTGTTTTTCTAATGCTCTCTGTATATTAATCTGAATATAGCTTATATGAATACGGTTTCTAACTctcttcatacttttaatgtaaATGTCCAATGTTAACAAGAATATGAAACTTACTTAAATATCTGAGTGCGTGTCTTCTGTCTGTCGTTTCATATGTTTATACTTTTCATATTAGTTTTATAATTAAGAATGACACCGATCATATAgcaaagatatatataaaaagagcTTAGACAATAAAAGCGTCAGTTACATGAGAGAAACTTCAGGAGATGACGAGGCTTACCTGTTGCTCTGGAGACGCTTGACTGACAGTGTGTCCTCGGCGCGCGCTCTCCTCTCAGTCCAGTCAGGTGGGCGTGGCTGAGCCGTCCTTCATTAACataccagccaatcagaaacgGAACACGAATGCCCATGGATAACTAGAAAGAGCGCCtccttattttaattttactttgaaCCTTTCGCTATTGTCACATCTATATCATATTTCACAAAGTCTAAataagtttgttttgtttgttatgtattatatattttcgttcatttaagtgttttgttaatttttgtttttggaatTATAAGCTATAAGGCGTTAGCTTCCTGCTTCTCATAAAAAATAaccacaaataataaaataaaaatattaagtatgctagtaatttatatatatatatataatatatattttttaagtcaaTTGTAtactcagtatatatatatatatatatatatatatatatatatatatatatatatatatatatatatatatatatttaaatatatatatatatatatatatactgagtaTACAATTGACTTAAAAATTAGGAATATGGTAAATTTACTAATTATATATGGGAAATTCTTCATCCACAAATGTGGCTGGgcagtgaaatatatatatatatatatacacacacacacacacacacacacacacacacacacacactactcatTTTACAGTAGAAATAGGTCACTAACTTTATACATTAGAAGAAATAACAAAgcgaacatttttttttaattgttataaagCCTTGAAtctattatttgaataatttgtaACTATCTGTACTTGTTATGGACATGTGCTTTTGTTGCtttcttatttcattttctttttttatttctttgtttatgattatatttattttgatgcaAGTTATGTTGTTGCCATTGTATGTTCGTTGTTCTAAAGATTGCACTaaaacgaatatatatatatatatatatatataaatatatatatatatatatatatatatatatatatatatatatatatatatatatatatatacacgagtAACACAAGTGGCAAATTAATGGTACATTCCATTCACCCCTCTCTGACTCATCATGGTATGCTCCGCGCAGTTTCCGGTTGGCGGCGGCGCTGTTTCCGTTGCTGTGGTGCGTGCGGTCCTCCCGAAGACATGTTGTCCCGTTCCCGCTGTGTCACCTGGAGCCTCGGCCGCTCGATCAGCGCCCTGCGTcaggtaatgtgtgtgtgtgaccgctGTGTGTGCGGTGGGGGGTCCGGTAGACCGTTAACCGTCAGCGGAGCGGTAGGCCGCGGGCCCAAGGGCAGCAGGACAcaccgagagagagacagagtgtgtgtttaCATCATTTTCATCACATCTACATCATCTTCATCTACATCTTCATCTACATCTTCATCAGCCTCAGCCTCTCGTGTGTCATATGATAAGCTCTAAACAGACACTGTACATGAGTGAGGTGTGCTGTCAGAGTGATCACGTGATCGAGCTGTCACTGAGTAATAACAGATCTAGAGCACTGCCAGTGCTCGTGTTTGCTTTGTGTGTGCTGTCACAAACAGGTGAGTGCTGTCCGAGAGACAGTCAGGGTTGTTCTTATGTCTTCAGCTGCTGTTGGGTTATTACTGAGGAGGTCACAGACAGTGGCAGCTTTAATGCACAGATGTGTGTCCACAGGACAGATGTTCTGTCTGATCTGAACTCCTATTGTAACTTCTTATTATAACAGTATTCAGAGATGTGAGGGCATTTCACTACAGACGTGATCGAGCTGCAGCACAACAAACACAAAGCGCTCGTGAAAGATTTTTATGAGTCTAATACGTACAGCAGAAATGATAGCATATCTAAAGTAATACTCACACAGCACATATTCTGTGCTCGAAGGCCTCCTCGATTCTCTCTAGCACACACACATGGTTTTTCCCACTCTAAACTTGGCTTTTCCAAAATGTGCCCAGATCCTGGATTTAAAAATAGTGGGTGCATTTTTTTAATCCTCGCAATAAGTGgacaatatttcataatatgtCAGTCTTTCATCTTTtcgaattttaaatatttgaaataagtgTGTTTAATTTGAACATCTCATACATCTTATTTGTAGTAATTTCTAATTTTACTAGAATTGTACTATGCATTAATGTatgcttttttttatcattttcagaTAACGTATTAAGCTTTATGTAAATGTCTATTCTGTTCTTACTCTAGAATGTGCGATTTAATGTTGTGTGAATTGTTTGTATGCGTGTTTGGGAAACAAAATAATATCTGAAGGTTGTTGTGTATGAATTATGAACCCATTACAGGATTATTGTTATGaacacccccccccacacacacacacacacccacacaatttttttctctttaccAAAGATCTgcgttttttagaaaaaaaatttttaaattaaatcttaTTGTCAAAAAAGCACAGAGCACAGGTAAAACAAATCATTGGATAGTTTTGTCAGAAATACCCTGCGCAGTTTAATGAACACGTGGAGGAAGAAACCGTGCTGATATTCAGTACAATAGCACTCTTGCTGGATGTGCCAATGCCTATAACAGTATTAGATTTACTAAAGAGTTtatgaaaacaataaaatgtggaCGCATTATCACATTAagtattctattttaatataaaacaataatgcGTTCCTAATCTTTTACAATTTCACAGATCCAATTAAAGATGTGTGTTTGTTGTAAGCAGACAGAGGCACATGTGAGGTTCAGATGTGACAGGTGTTCCTGCTGTTTGTGTCCTGCTTGTTCAGTGCTGTTCTTGCTGCTTCTGCTCCTGATGCGCTGGtgtcgtcttcttcttcttcttttagggTAACAGTGTTCTCGCGAGACACGCTGCTTCAGgtgaggtagttgaggatattTCTTCTGCACTACATGTCTCAGGTCTTTTGTAAAGGTTCATGTTTGAACAGCCTTGTATCTTTCTTTATCTGCCAGTGCAAACAAACATGATTTGATGTTCCTGTGTCTCTTATTTCCTCCAGGTATATCAGCGAGTCAGTGTGTCACCTTCAAGAACAGCCCGTAAGTATCACAGATCATTTATTTACCGTGCTGTGAGTTTACTGTGTGTTTGGGAACCCAACACTCACCATTTAGGCTTTATTTTCATGAGAGATGATTAGTGTTTCTCTAGATTTGTAGTGAGATGTGTTTTTGTGAGCATGTTTTCCGTCAGAATAAAAGCTTAAAGTGCAGTATGAATTGCTGAGAGCTAGCGGTTTAAATGAGTCAAATTAAAAAGATCTCTTCCACGTGTTAGGAAAGTATTGTCATTTCCCTACTGAAGTTTAAATATAcctgttaaaatattatttttcatttattatgcagtgTAGTTGTTTTGCAATATaaggctattactgtcattgttgCTGTTATTATTCTACTCTAATTGGTTTGGCTTCCTAAAACACCAGTGTGAATGTCATTTAGACTGAGGGTTAAGTCCCCTTTAAACTCTTGGCAGCATCCCTGCTGGCTTGTgttgagatgatgatgatgctgatgtgtgCTGCTGATTTTCAGGAGGAGAGAGACCCAGTCGAGTGTCTATCAGATCAGATACTTCAACACCTCAGCTGCTCACAGTATGTATCttcatgtgctgctgctgctgctgaacttCCTTCACTTCTTTAAGGTCACTTGTCTATTGAAGGTCAGGGTCAGTCACTGCTGATTGTGTGAAATATCCATCTCGGTCTGCTGCTTATCTCATGTTCTACTCCAATAATAAACTCTCACGAACATTGGAAAAAGAGAGTAGTTTCTGTGTAAACTTAAAACTTTAAGTCTGAAACTCTGTTAAAAATGCATGCAGCCTTTTATATTCTTGCAGAGATCGGTCATAAAATGAGTTCTCATATTGACTTTAGAGTATTTAGCATTATTACAAGGCTCCCTGGAAAACTTGATCAAATGTGTCTGTGTATGTACCTTCCTAAAACCTGCAGAAACTCTTTCCAGTGGTGTTAGAAAGCTCTCTGTTGTGATCACCAGTAACTTCTGTGATTGCAGGGAATGAGGTTGTCACAGTGAATACACCAGCGTTTGCGGAGTCTGTCACAGAGGGAGACGTCAGGTGGGAGAGAGGTAAGAGGAGTTCATCAGGTGTGCGGGACAGACGTCTCGCCCCGTTAGACCCCGTTAACCCTCTTCTGTGTGTCTCCAGCTGTTGGAGACAGTGTCTCTGAAGACGAGGTCGTCTGTGAGATTGAGACCGATAAGGTAAGAAGCACACTTTTTAATCTTAATCAGGGATTTCTATAAGTACTCTAACTTTCCAAAGCTGAAAGTTGTAACTTAGTTTAGTTGTTGATCTGTGTACACATCTTTGGCAGCATCTCACTGCATTAAAACGTGTCCAGCTGAAAATAGTTCAAGCTTTAATAACATGCCTCTGGACACAAGGCTGTTTTTGATAGCGAGAACGTTTCCTGTTTCACTCGTCTGGTGAACATGACGCTAAATCTGTGTAATACAACAGGGCTTCCTAAAGATCGTCCCTAACCCTGGACTGAAACTGTTATTGAACATCAAGGATGTAAGAGCCTGAGTTTAGTTTGAGGAACAAAACTCCATTTTGGAAATGTATGCAGTTTAATCTGACATGTAGTTAGCTAAATAGGGTTTAAGTAATAATTATCCTCTAAATTGATTAATCACATTTTCATGCCCAGTGTGCTCAAAATAACAGTGAGCACAGTTTAACTCTATATATTCTCTGCTGATCATTGTGTACATAAATGTGCCTAAAAACATTCAGTTTGAGCACAGCACCAAGAGGTGTATCTGCaggaacagtgtgtgtgtgtgtgtgtgtgtgtgtgtgtgtgtgtgtgtgtgtgtgtctgagtgtgtgtgtgtgtgtgtgtgtctgagtgtgtgtgtgtgtgcgtgtctgagtgtctgagtgtgtgtgtgtgtgtgtgtgtgtgtgtctggtgtagagttaaggtgaggtgtgtgtgtgtgtgtgtgtgtgtgtagtgtagaGTTAaggtgagttgtgtgtgtgtgtgtgtgtgtgtgtgtgtgtgtgtgtgtgtgtgtgtgtgtctgtgtgtgtgtgtagtgtagaGTTAaggtgagttgtgtgtgtgtgtgtctgtgtgtgtctgtgtgtctgtgtgtgtgtgtagtgtagaGTTAaggtgagttttgtgtgtgtgtgtgtgtgtgtgtgtgtagtgtagaGTTAaggtgagttgtgtgtgtgtgtgtagtgtagaGTTAaggtgagttttgtgtgtgtgtgtgtttgtgtgtgtgtgtgtgtgtgtctgagtgtgtgtgtgtgtgtctgagtgtctgagtgtgtgtgtgtgtgcgtgtctgagtgtctgagtgtgtgtgtgtgtgtgtgtgtgtgtgtgtgtagtgtagaGTTAgggtgagttgtgtgtgtgtgtgtgtgtgtgtgtgtgtgtgtgtgtctgtgtgtctggtgtagagttaaggtgaggtgtgtgtgtgtgtgtgtgtgtgtgtgtgtgtgtgtgtgtgtgtgtgtgtgtgtgtgtgtgtgtgtgtgtagtgtagaGTTAaggtgagttgtgtgtgtgtgtgtgtgtgtgtgtgtgtgtgtctgtgtgtgtagtgTAGAGTTAaggtgagttgtgtgtgtgtgtgtgtgtctgtgtgtgtctgtgtgtgtctgtgtgtctgtgtgtgtgtgtagtgtagaGTTAaggtgagttgtgtgtgtgtgtgtgtgtgtagtgtagaGTTAaggtgagttgtgtgtgtgtgtgtagtgtagaGTTAaggtgagttgtgtgtgtgtgtgtgtgtgtctgtgtgtgtctgtgtgtctgtgtgtgtgtgtagtgtagaGTTAaggtgagttgtgtgtgtgtgtgtgtgtgtgtgtgtctgtgtgtgtgtgtagtgtagaGTTAaggtgagttgtgtgtgtgtgtgtgtgtgtgtgtgtgtgtgtgtgtgtgtagtgtagaGTTAaggtgagttgtgtgtgtgtgtgtagtgtagaGTTAaggtgagttttgtgtgtgtgtgtgtgtgtgtgtgtgtgtgtgtgtgtgtctgagtgtgtgtgtgtgtgtgtgtgtgtgtgtagtgtagaGTTAgggtgagttgtgtgtgtgtgtgtgtgtgtgtgtctggtgtagagttaaggtgaggtgtgtgtgtgtgtgtgtgtgtgtgtgtgtgtgtagtgtagaGTTAaggtgagttgtgtgtgtgtgtgtgtgtgtgtctgtgtgtgtgtagtgtagaGTTAaggtgagttgtgtgtgtgtgtgtgtgtgtgtgtgtagtgtagaGTTAaggtgagttgtgtgtgtgtgtgtctgtgtgtgtgtagtgtagaGTTAaggtgagttgtgtgtgtgtgtgtgtgtgtgtgtgtgtctgtgtgtgtctgtgtgtctgtgtgtgtgtgtagtgtagaGTTAaggtgagttgtgtgtgtgtgtgtgtgtgtgtgtgtagtgtagaGTTAaggtgagttgtgtgtgtgtgtgtagtgtagaGTTAaggtgagttgtgtgtgtgtgtgtgtgtgtgtgtgtgtgtgtgtgtgtgtgtgtgtgtgtgtctgtgtgtgtctgtgtgtctgtgtgtgtgtgtagtgtagaGTTAaggtgagttgtgtgtgtgtgtgtgtgtgtagtgtagaGTTAaggtgagttgtgtgtgtgtgtgtgtgtgtgtgtgtagtgtagaGTTAaggtgagttgtgtgtgtgtgtgtgtgtgtgtgtagtgtagaGTTAAGgtgagttgtgtgtgtgctgcagacgTCGGTGGAGGTTCCCTCTCCAGCTGCAGGAGTCATCGAGGAGCTGCTGGTTCCTGACGGAGGGAAAGTGGAAGGAGGAACTCCTCTGTTCAGACTCAAGAAAGGAGGTCAGACATGTTTCTTTTTCTAAATTGTGTGTCACTTCCTAACATTGTGTGTGTTTAACTGATTACATGATGTTTGCTAACCATTATTTCACTGCCATATGGATGATGCTTTAACGCTGACCAATAACAGATTACTTCCAGTTGTAATACAGAAACATAAATGttatgtgaagctgctttgaaatgtgTAAAGGCTAtgtaaataaacttgaattgaattaaagtcAAGGAAACTTTACTTGTCAGCAACTAAACTAACTTTTGGCATCTTTATTAACatgaaatactgtaatttaatgtatatatatatacaggttcgTAGCCAGTTTATTGAAAGGGGGgttctttttttcaaaaagtggacctttttgcagtttttctccatcttttgtatttaattattaggTTCAAATACTGAAATATATTGCGTTTTATTATTATAACCGTGGCCGTtgccaggctttgaaaattagtgaggtccagggggtttctataataacccccttattatagaattgtgctataataacccctataaatacaactaattatatacactaacacttgaaaagagacagaaatgtagatgtttttggagggatgctcatttttaaatcataccgtttattgcatcaaagtttgttaatactatatttatggggtggataatttctcagctgtttattattcatgcaaacatATATTCCCCACCAAACGTGTTATTTTCGTATAGTCAAGATTAC harbors:
- the LOC132113323 gene encoding prospero homeobox protein 1-like — encoded protein: MNLNPSAHSMDGSKAEHLLPCFRRSAFDEPLASYHSGSIISHLLRKTLHNKLSSLDNNLLYLPSANTSGLDPESNSTDGFAQEEQSRMSFKDEDLSVNEHLQAKRARVENIIRGMAASPNADREAESESEAVRCRRDLLKENKRKQRLPQHQEPSQSNTKTSKDQECHRLKEQLQSMQRLLHQLQEKISHVHDQSYSENEEREDARSEHSSLRLDGGYKDQVKVETSGLGSDTAMKNLKETLKCELTRTVSESIDAVFKKLSTTLVNQSSPCHSPDCSGTEKRIPEDSPLDLSDSEENVKSRHCFESHVPEHQTEALSLVVRKPSLSQAVKRPFPLHQTPFQMGYSAPLHDSQILEHLLKYGPHSSFCLERPSPDSMERPWETLAMRSKLSSGHLGQHQTGLVSVDALCLPHVKMECGDLQSMTERSSFMTLNIQEGLSPNHLKKAKLMFFYTRYPSSNLLKNFFPDVKFNRCITSQLIKWFSNFREFYYIQMEKFARQAIIDGVNDVKDISVTRESELFRSLNMHYNKANDFQVPDRFLEVAEVTLQEFFSAISLSKDSDPSWKKAIYKVICKLDSDVPEDFKSTSYL